The following are encoded in a window of Mycobacterium vicinigordonae genomic DNA:
- a CDS encoding DUF349 domain-containing protein, giving the protein MTGDQPSGNDTAQSISETPARPVPGPRPGPRPGPRPGPAPGSAAGARPPVAHHVSKNPPSDPHKFGRVDDDGTVWLISASGERVVGSWQAGDPEAAFSHFGRRFDDLSTEVTLMEERLVSGTGDPRKINANAAALAETLPTAAVLGDVDAIARRLDDIQARIDVYVTAHRSRREEHRISQTARKEALAAEAEDLAANSTHWKVAGDRLRAILDEWKTISGLDRKVDDALWKRYSTARETFNRRRGSHFAELDRERSGIRQSKERLCERAEALSDSTDWTATSAEFRKLLTEWKAAGRASKDVDDALWRRFKAAQDTFFKARNAVTAEKDAEQRANAAAKEALLAEAEKIDTSNHDAARAALRTIADKWDAIGKVPRERSADLERRLRTIEKKVRDAGESDWADPQAQARAEQFRSRAEQYEQQAAKAEAAGKTKEAEQAKANAEQWRQWADAAAKALTRRS; this is encoded by the coding sequence ATGACGGGTGACCAGCCCAGCGGCAACGACACAGCACAGTCGATCAGTGAAACACCCGCCAGGCCGGTACCTGGCCCACGTCCGGGTCCGCGCCCCGGGCCTCGCCCCGGTCCGGCGCCGGGATCTGCGGCGGGCGCTCGGCCACCGGTCGCCCACCATGTGTCGAAGAACCCGCCCAGCGATCCGCACAAGTTCGGACGGGTCGACGACGACGGGACCGTGTGGTTGATCAGCGCGTCCGGTGAGCGCGTCGTCGGCTCGTGGCAGGCCGGTGACCCGGAAGCCGCGTTTTCGCATTTCGGGCGGCGTTTCGATGACCTCAGCACCGAGGTCACGCTGATGGAAGAGCGGCTGGTGTCCGGGACCGGTGATCCGCGCAAGATCAACGCCAACGCGGCGGCTTTAGCCGAGACGTTGCCGACAGCGGCGGTGCTGGGCGATGTGGATGCGATCGCCCGCCGGCTTGACGATATTCAGGCGCGCATTGATGTGTATGTGACGGCCCATCGGTCCAGGCGTGAAGAACATCGGATCTCCCAGACCGCGCGCAAGGAGGCGCTCGCCGCCGAAGCGGAGGATCTGGCCGCCAACTCGACGCATTGGAAGGTCGCCGGCGACCGCCTGCGGGCCATCCTCGACGAGTGGAAGACGATCAGCGGCCTGGACCGCAAGGTCGACGACGCGTTGTGGAAGCGCTACTCCACCGCCCGAGAGACCTTCAACCGGCGGCGCGGTTCCCACTTTGCCGAGCTGGACCGGGAACGATCGGGCATCCGCCAGTCCAAGGAGCGGCTGTGCGAGCGTGCCGAAGCGCTGTCCGATTCGACGGACTGGACAGCTACCAGCGCCGAGTTCCGCAAGCTGTTGACGGAATGGAAGGCGGCGGGACGCGCGAGCAAGGACGTCGACGACGCGCTGTGGCGCAGGTTCAAGGCTGCTCAGGACACGTTCTTCAAGGCACGTAACGCCGTCACGGCGGAAAAAGATGCCGAGCAACGAGCCAATGCTGCTGCCAAAGAAGCCCTGTTGGCTGAGGCGGAGAAGATCGACACCAGCAACCACGACGCGGCGCGCGCCGCGCTCCGCACGATCGCGGACAAGTGGGATGCGATCGGCAAGGTGCCGCGGGAACGGTCGGCTGATCTGGAACGGCGGCTGCGGACGATTGAGAAGAAGGTGCGCGACGCCGGCGAGTCGGACTGGGCCGACCCCCAGGCACAGGCCCGCGCCGAGCAGTTCCGGTCGCGCGCCGAGCAGTACGAACAGCAGGCAGCGAAGGCCGAAGCCGCAGGCAAGACGAAGGAAGCCGAACAGGCCAAGGCGAACGCCGAGCAGTGGCGGCAGTGGGCTGACGCCGCCGCGAAGGCGCTGACGCGCAGGTCGTAG
- a CDS encoding DMT family transporter: MSMVGIAGIIALIAALASATGDVIRQRSAHEITDEQVGHLKLFGMSLRDARWWTGGLCAILNYSLQAVALIWASVMLVTALQVTALLFALPIYARLTHHRITRSEWTWAVVLAASLAVVITVGDPTAGHDRAPLSTWLIVALVMGPLLVSCVIAAKVWSGRPQAAVLLAFVAGSSLALFAVLTKGVVDVLHTRGFVAAVTAPEFVPWLVMMLCGMIFQQSAFRAGALTASLPTMTVAKPVVATVLGITVLGETLLADGFEWVGLGAAVAMVIAATVALARGEAATIEAEAEAEAEAEAEAEAEAEAHGDPAQSSTAPAIVAEGSGWRPSTG; this comes from the coding sequence ATGTCAATGGTTGGTATCGCCGGGATCATCGCCCTGATCGCGGCGCTGGCCTCGGCGACCGGCGACGTGATCCGTCAGCGCTCGGCGCACGAGATCACCGACGAACAGGTCGGCCATCTCAAGCTCTTCGGTATGTCCCTGCGCGACGCCCGTTGGTGGACGGGTGGGCTCTGCGCGATCCTCAACTACAGCCTGCAAGCAGTGGCGCTGATCTGGGCGTCGGTGATGCTGGTGACCGCCCTGCAGGTGACGGCGCTGCTCTTTGCCTTGCCCATCTACGCACGCCTGACGCATCATCGGATCACCCGCTCGGAGTGGACTTGGGCGGTCGTGCTGGCCGCATCCCTGGCGGTGGTTATCACGGTGGGCGATCCGACGGCCGGTCATGACCGGGCGCCGCTGTCTACGTGGCTGATCGTGGCCCTGGTGATGGGGCCCTTGCTGGTGTCCTGTGTGATCGCGGCAAAGGTGTGGTCAGGGCGTCCGCAGGCGGCGGTCCTGCTGGCGTTCGTCGCAGGTTCCTCACTGGCCCTGTTCGCCGTGCTGACCAAGGGTGTGGTCGACGTGCTGCACACGCGCGGCTTCGTGGCCGCCGTAACCGCACCGGAGTTCGTTCCCTGGCTGGTCATGATGTTGTGCGGAATGATCTTCCAGCAGTCGGCCTTCCGCGCCGGCGCGTTGACGGCGTCATTGCCCACGATGACGGTAGCCAAGCCCGTGGTCGCCACGGTGCTAGGTATCACCGTCCTGGGCGAGACACTGCTCGCCGACGGTTTCGAATGGGTCGGGTTAGGTGCGGCGGTCGCCATGGTGATCGCCGCGACCGTGGCACTGGCTCGTGGCGAAGCCGCCACGATTGAAGCAGAAGCAGAAGCAGAAGCAGAAGCAGAAGCAGAAGCAGAAGCCGAGGCCGAGGCCCACGGCGATCCGGCGCAATCCTCCACCGCCCCGGCGATCGTGGCCGAGGGCTCGGGGTGGCGGCCGTCCACCGGGTAG
- the miaA gene encoding tRNA (adenosine(37)-N6)-dimethylallyltransferase MiaA: MRPLAIIGPTGTGKSQLALDIADRLGGQTEIVNADAMQLYRGMDIGTAKLPIAQRRGIPHHQLDVLDVTETATVARYQQAAIADIEAIAARGALPVVVGGSMLYIQSLLDEWSFPATDPAVRARWEQRLAEVGVSRLHEELARRDPAAAAAILPTDGRRTVRALEVIELTGRPFAASAPQIGAPRWGTAIVGLDCDTTVLDEWLVRRTERMFDEGLVDEVRMLLGRGLRDGVTAARALGYAQVIAALDAGGTAELLDAARQQTFFGTRRYVRRQRSWFRRDHRVRWIDATAADVVDRALQAWRQVG, from the coding sequence GTGAGGCCGCTGGCGATCATCGGTCCGACCGGCACCGGCAAATCGCAACTGGCACTCGACATCGCGGACCGGCTGGGTGGGCAGACAGAAATCGTCAACGCCGATGCGATGCAGCTCTACCGCGGCATGGACATCGGGACCGCCAAGTTGCCCATCGCCCAGCGTCGCGGCATCCCGCACCATCAGCTCGACGTCCTCGATGTCACCGAAACCGCCACCGTTGCCCGCTATCAGCAGGCGGCCATCGCCGACATCGAAGCGATCGCAGCCCGTGGCGCACTACCGGTCGTGGTCGGCGGGTCGATGCTCTACATCCAGTCGCTACTGGACGAGTGGTCATTCCCGGCAACCGATCCCGCCGTGCGGGCCCGATGGGAGCAGCGCCTGGCTGAGGTCGGGGTGAGTCGGCTGCACGAGGAGTTGGCACGCCGGGATCCGGCTGCGGCCGCCGCGATCCTGCCTACCGACGGGCGGCGCACGGTGCGGGCGTTGGAGGTCATCGAGCTCACCGGGCGGCCGTTCGCCGCCTCCGCGCCGCAGATCGGCGCCCCGCGCTGGGGCACTGCCATCGTCGGGCTGGATTGCGACACAACGGTTCTCGACGAGTGGTTGGTGCGGCGCACCGAGCGGATGTTCGACGAAGGATTGGTCGACGAGGTACGGATGCTGCTGGGGCGCGGGCTGCGCGACGGCGTCACCGCTGCCCGTGCGCTGGGTTACGCGCAGGTGATCGCGGCACTGGACGCCGGCGGCACGGCCGAGTTGCTCGATGCCGCGCGGCAGCAGACCTTCTTCGGCACCCGACGCTATGTACGACGGCAGCGATCCTGGTTCCGCCGGGACCACCGGGTGCGTTGGATCGATGCGACGGCGGCAGACGTCGTGGACAGAGCTCTACAAGCGTGGCGGCAAGTAGGCTGA
- the dapF gene encoding diaminopimelate epimerase — protein MFFAKGHGTQNDFVLLPDVDCRIALPAAKVAALCDRRRGLGADGVLRVTTAAAALAGGVLDRLPDGVRPDDWFMDYRNADGSTAQMCGNGVRVFAHYLRVSGLEARDEFVVGSLAGPRQVTLHHVDPTNADVAVDMGKANKLGSGEAIIGGRRFAGVAVDVGNPHLACVDPQLTPAALAALDVAAPVSFDAQQFPDGVNVEVLTALADGEVTMRVHERGVGETRSCGTGTVAAAVAALAAAGAETGTLTVHVPGGDVVVTIADATSVLRGPSVLVARGELADTWWDSLA, from the coding sequence GTGTTTTTCGCCAAGGGCCACGGCACCCAGAACGACTTCGTGCTGCTGCCCGATGTGGATTGCCGAATCGCCTTGCCCGCGGCCAAGGTTGCCGCGTTGTGCGATCGGCGCCGCGGCCTGGGCGCCGACGGTGTCCTGCGGGTCACCACCGCTGCCGCCGCGCTGGCCGGCGGCGTGCTCGATCGCCTGCCCGACGGCGTGCGGCCCGACGACTGGTTCATGGATTACCGCAACGCTGATGGCTCGACCGCGCAGATGTGCGGCAACGGCGTGCGGGTGTTCGCCCACTACCTGCGCGTCAGCGGGCTGGAGGCACGCGACGAGTTTGTGGTCGGATCCCTTGCCGGTCCGCGGCAGGTGACGCTGCATCACGTCGACCCGACCAACGCCGACGTCGCCGTCGACATGGGCAAGGCGAACAAACTGGGCAGCGGCGAAGCGATCATCGGTGGCAGGCGGTTCGCCGGCGTTGCCGTCGACGTGGGCAATCCGCACCTGGCGTGCGTCGATCCGCAGCTGACTCCCGCAGCACTCGCCGCGCTGGATGTCGCCGCGCCGGTCAGCTTCGATGCCCAGCAGTTCCCCGACGGCGTCAACGTTGAGGTTCTCACTGCACTCGCCGACGGCGAGGTCACCATGCGCGTGCACGAACGCGGCGTCGGCGAAACCCGGTCGTGTGGCACCGGGACGGTGGCGGCCGCCGTCGCGGCGCTAGCCGCCGCGGGCGCCGAGACCGGGACGCTCACCGTGCACGTTCCCGGTGGCGACGTCGTCGTCACTATCGCCGACGCCACCAGCGTGCTGCGTGGCCCCTCGGTTCTGGTGGCGCGCGGTGAACTCGCCGACACCTGGTGGGACTCGCTGGCCTGA
- the hflX gene encoding GTPase HflX produces the protein MNYPDSPEAGTPESTPSLGELALDDRSALRRVAGLSTELTDISEVEYRQLRLERVVLVGVWTDGSAADNQASMEELAALAETAGSEVLEGLIQRRDRPDPATYIGSGKAQELREVVLATGADTVICDGELSPAQLTALEKAVKVKVVDRTALILDIFAQHATSREGKAQVALAQMEYMLPRLRGWGESMSRQAGGRAGGSGGGVGLRGPGETKIETDRRRIRERMSKLRRDIKAMKQVRDTQRSRRLHADMASIAIVGYTNAGKSSLLNALTGAGVLVQDALFATLEPTTRRAEFEDGRPFVLTDTVGFVRHLPTQLVEAFRSTLEEVVDADLLLHVVDGSDINPLAQISAVRQVISDVIADHDTAAPPELVVVNKVDAASDLMLAKLRHELPGAVFVSARTGEGVDALRRRMAELATPTDTAVDVVIPYHRGDLVARLHAEGRVQQAEHQADGTWIKARVPVALAATLRDFGRGA, from the coding sequence ATGAATTATCCAGATTCGCCCGAAGCGGGCACCCCGGAATCCACGCCGAGCCTTGGTGAGCTCGCGCTCGACGACCGATCCGCACTTCGGCGTGTTGCGGGGCTGTCGACCGAACTCACCGACATCTCCGAGGTCGAGTACCGGCAGCTGCGGCTGGAACGGGTGGTGCTAGTCGGCGTGTGGACCGACGGCAGTGCCGCGGACAACCAGGCCAGCATGGAGGAGTTGGCGGCGCTGGCCGAAACGGCCGGCTCCGAAGTACTCGAAGGTCTCATCCAGCGCCGCGACCGCCCCGACCCGGCCACCTACATCGGCTCGGGTAAGGCCCAGGAGCTGCGCGAGGTGGTGCTCGCCACCGGCGCCGACACGGTCATCTGCGACGGCGAGCTGTCCCCGGCGCAGCTGACCGCGCTGGAAAAGGCCGTCAAGGTCAAGGTCGTTGACCGAACCGCGCTGATCCTCGACATTTTCGCCCAGCACGCGACGAGTCGGGAAGGCAAGGCGCAAGTGGCGCTGGCCCAGATGGAATACATGCTGCCGCGGCTACGCGGCTGGGGTGAGTCGATGTCGCGGCAGGCCGGCGGTCGCGCCGGCGGTAGCGGCGGTGGAGTGGGCCTGCGCGGGCCGGGTGAAACCAAGATCGAAACCGATCGGCGCCGCATCCGTGAACGCATGTCCAAGCTGCGCCGTGACATCAAGGCCATGAAACAGGTCCGCGACACCCAGCGCAGTCGCCGTCTGCACGCCGACATGGCTTCGATTGCCATCGTCGGCTACACCAATGCGGGCAAGTCGAGCCTGCTCAACGCATTGACCGGTGCGGGAGTGCTGGTCCAGGACGCGCTGTTCGCGACGCTGGAGCCCACCACCCGGCGCGCCGAGTTCGAGGACGGCCGTCCGTTTGTGCTCACCGACACCGTCGGGTTCGTACGCCACCTGCCGACTCAGCTGGTCGAGGCATTCCGCTCCACCTTGGAGGAGGTGGTCGACGCGGACCTTCTCTTACATGTGGTCGACGGTTCCGACATCAACCCGCTGGCCCAGATCAGCGCGGTCCGGCAGGTGATCTCCGACGTCATCGCCGACCACGACACCGCTGCTCCACCGGAATTGGTTGTGGTGAACAAGGTGGACGCGGCGAGTGATCTGATGCTGGCCAAGTTGCGTCACGAACTGCCCGGCGCGGTCTTCGTCTCAGCGCGCACCGGGGAGGGCGTCGACGCGCTACGCCGGCGCATGGCTGAACTTGCCACCCCGACCGACACAGCGGTCGACGTGGTGATTCCCTACCACCGCGGCGACCTGGTGGCGCGGCTGCACGCCGAGGGCCGGGTGCAGCAGGCAGAACATCAGGCGGACGGCACTTGGATCAAGGCCCGGGTGCCGGTGGCGCTGGCCGCCACGCTGCGCGATTTCGGTCGCGGGGCCTGA
- a CDS encoding acyl-CoA dehydrogenase family protein has product MGAVKYQRTLFEPEHDLFRESYRAFLDRHVAPYHEEWEKAKIVDRGVWLEAGKQGFLGMAVPEEYGGGGNPDFRYNTIVTEETTAGRYSGIGFGLHNDVVAPYLLKLTNEEQKQRWLPKFCTGELITAIAMTEPGTGSDLQGIKTRAVKQGDHYVLNGSKTFITNGINSDLVIVVAQTDPEKGSQGFSLLVVERGMEGFERGRHLDKIGLDAQDTAELSFTDVHVPVENLLGEEGLGFIYLMQNLPQERINIAVMAATAMETVLEQTLRYTKERKAFGKPIGSFQNSRFLLAELATEATVVRIMVDQFLALHLEGKLTAEQAAMAKWYSTEKQVQLIDRCLQLHGGYGYMREYPVARAYLDARVQTIYGGTTEIMKEIIGRGLGV; this is encoded by the coding sequence ATGGGCGCCGTCAAGTACCAGCGCACTCTTTTCGAACCCGAGCACGATTTGTTCCGCGAGTCCTATCGGGCCTTCCTGGACCGCCACGTCGCGCCCTACCACGAGGAATGGGAGAAGGCCAAAATCGTCGACCGCGGCGTGTGGCTAGAGGCCGGCAAGCAAGGCTTCCTCGGCATGGCGGTGCCCGAGGAGTACGGCGGCGGGGGCAACCCGGACTTCCGCTACAACACCATCGTCACCGAGGAGACCACCGCAGGACGCTACAGCGGCATCGGGTTTGGGCTACACAACGACGTCGTGGCGCCCTACTTGCTCAAGTTGACCAACGAAGAGCAGAAGCAGCGTTGGCTACCCAAGTTCTGCACCGGCGAGCTGATCACCGCAATCGCGATGACTGAGCCCGGAACCGGCAGTGACCTGCAGGGCATTAAGACCCGGGCGGTGAAACAGGGGGATCACTACGTACTGAACGGCTCGAAGACGTTCATCACCAACGGCATCAACTCCGACCTGGTCATCGTGGTCGCCCAGACTGACCCGGAAAAGGGTTCGCAGGGGTTCAGCCTGTTGGTTGTCGAACGGGGCATGGAGGGCTTCGAGCGAGGCCGTCACCTGGACAAGATCGGGTTGGACGCCCAGGACACCGCCGAGCTGTCTTTCACCGACGTGCACGTCCCCGTGGAGAACCTGCTGGGCGAGGAGGGTCTCGGCTTTATTTACCTGATGCAGAATCTGCCCCAAGAGCGGATCAACATCGCGGTGATGGCGGCGACCGCCATGGAAACCGTGCTCGAGCAGACCTTGCGGTACACCAAGGAACGCAAGGCGTTCGGCAAGCCGATCGGCAGTTTTCAGAACAGCCGCTTCCTGCTGGCCGAGCTGGCCACCGAGGCCACCGTGGTGCGCATTATGGTCGACCAGTTCCTGGCGCTGCACCTGGAAGGCAAGTTGACCGCCGAGCAGGCCGCGATGGCCAAGTGGTACTCGACCGAGAAGCAAGTTCAGCTGATCGACCGGTGCCTGCAGTTGCACGGCGGGTACGGCTACATGCGCGAATACCCGGTTGCCCGTGCGTACCTCGATGCCCGGGTGCAGACCATCTACGGCGGCACCACAGAGATCATGAAGGAGATCATCGGTCGCGGCCTGGGTGTCTGA
- the lexA gene encoding transcriptional repressor LexA, protein MSDSNDKSGLHAVDATLTERQRTILDVIRASVTTRGYPPSIREIGDAVGLTSTSSVAHQLRTLERKGYLRRDPNRPRAVDVRGADDAVTPPLTDVAGSDALPEPTFVPVLGRIAAGGPILAEEAVEDVFPLPRELVGEGTLFLLKVVGESMVEAAICDGDWVVVRQQNVADNGDIVAAMIDGEATVKTFKRAGGQVWLMPHNPAFDPIPGNDAIVLGKVVTVIRKV, encoded by the coding sequence ATGAGCGACAGCAACGACAAGTCGGGTTTGCACGCGGTCGACGCCACGCTAACCGAGCGGCAGCGCACCATCCTGGACGTGATCCGCGCCTCGGTGACCACCCGCGGCTATCCGCCCAGTATTCGCGAGATTGGCGACGCGGTGGGACTGACCTCGACATCCTCGGTAGCGCATCAACTGCGCACCCTCGAGCGAAAGGGTTATCTGCGCCGCGATCCGAACCGTCCGCGTGCGGTCGACGTCCGCGGCGCCGACGACGCGGTGACGCCGCCCCTTACCGACGTCGCCGGTTCGGACGCACTGCCGGAGCCCACTTTCGTTCCGGTCCTCGGACGAATCGCGGCCGGCGGACCGATTCTGGCCGAAGAGGCCGTCGAGGACGTCTTTCCGCTGCCGCGCGAACTTGTCGGCGAAGGGACGCTGTTCCTGCTCAAAGTGGTCGGCGAGTCGATGGTCGAAGCCGCGATCTGCGACGGCGACTGGGTGGTCGTGCGCCAGCAAAACGTCGCCGACAACGGCGACATCGTGGCGGCCATGATCGACGGCGAAGCCACCGTCAAGACCTTCAAGCGGGCGGGCGGTCAGGTATGGCTGATGCCGCACAACCCCGCTTTCGACCCCATTCCGGGCAACGACGCGATCGTGCTCGGCAAGGTCGTCACGGTCATCCGCAAGGTGTAA
- a CDS encoding LysM peptidoglycan-binding domain-containing protein has protein sequence MTLIYAGPYRNGSVQSPLNRPVNRPKGESSSFRAGRDRSVRPGPAGPARPAGAPMRYYGTGVARSTATHRRRPVGVMTTIGLALLAGVITLWLGLMANFGSMVNGDSTDSAERVPSALAVVRVEPGESLQDLAARVAPGAPVHDVVERIRDLNALDTGAVSAGQTLIAPVG, from the coding sequence ATGACACTCATCTACGCGGGTCCGTACCGCAACGGCAGCGTGCAGAGCCCGCTGAACAGGCCGGTCAACAGGCCGAAAGGTGAGAGTTCCTCCTTTCGTGCGGGTCGCGATCGGTCGGTTCGACCCGGCCCTGCTGGGCCTGCGCGTCCCGCGGGCGCTCCGATGCGCTATTACGGCACCGGCGTTGCCCGGTCCACCGCCACGCATCGCCGGCGTCCGGTCGGGGTGATGACGACGATCGGCTTGGCCCTTCTCGCCGGAGTCATCACCCTCTGGCTTGGACTGATGGCAAACTTCGGCAGCATGGTCAACGGCGACTCCACCGACTCGGCGGAGCGGGTGCCGTCCGCACTGGCTGTGGTTCGGGTTGAACCGGGGGAGTCGCTGCAGGATCTGGCCGCCCGCGTCGCTCCCGGCGCGCCCGTGCACGACGTCGTCGAGCGCATCCGTGACCTCAACGCGCTGGATACCGGCGCGGTGTCCGCCGGGCAGACTCTGATCGCGCCCGTAGGCTGA
- the nrdR gene encoding transcriptional regulator NrdR, whose amino-acid sequence MHCPFCRHPDSRVIDSRETDEGQAIRRRRSCPECGRRFTTVETAVLAVVKRSGVTEPFSREKVISGVRRACQGRQVDDDALNLLAQQVEDAVRAAGPEVPSNEVGLAILGPLRDLDEVAYLRFASVYRSFSSAADFEREIEALRAHRNVSASG is encoded by the coding sequence ATGCACTGCCCGTTCTGCCGGCATCCAGACTCCCGGGTGATCGACTCCCGGGAAACCGACGAAGGTCAGGCGATTCGTCGGCGCCGATCCTGTCCCGAGTGTGGGCGCCGGTTCACCACCGTGGAAACCGCGGTGCTGGCAGTGGTAAAGCGCAGCGGTGTGACCGAGCCCTTCAGTCGGGAAAAGGTGATCAGCGGTGTTCGTAGGGCCTGTCAGGGTCGGCAGGTGGACGACGACGCGTTGAACCTGCTGGCCCAGCAAGTGGAAGACGCCGTTCGGGCGGCTGGGCCCGAGGTGCCCAGTAACGAGGTCGGCCTGGCCATCCTTGGCCCATTGCGCGACCTCGACGAAGTGGCGTATCTGCGCTTCGCCTCGGTATACCGATCCTTTTCCTCCGCCGCCGATTTCGAGCGCGAGATTGAGGCGCTGCGGGCACATCGCAACGTGTCGGCTTCCGGCTGA
- a CDS encoding peroxynitrite isomerase, which produces MATELHPELADLAPLLGTWVGNGSGVYPTIEPFEYLEEVVFSHVGKPFLTYGQKTKAVADGKPLHAETGYLRVPKRGHVELVLAHPSGVTEIEVGSYTVSGDVIEIEMVTSDVGLTPTAKEVSALGRSLRIGGDELSYSLRMGAVGQPVQHHLSAVLHRRS; this is translated from the coding sequence ATGGCTACCGAACTTCACCCCGAGCTCGCGGATCTCGCGCCGCTGCTCGGTACCTGGGTGGGCAACGGTTCCGGCGTGTACCCGACCATCGAACCCTTCGAATATCTCGAAGAGGTGGTGTTCTCCCACGTCGGTAAGCCCTTCTTGACTTATGGGCAGAAGACCAAGGCGGTTGCCGACGGCAAGCCCTTGCATGCCGAAACGGGCTATCTTCGGGTGCCCAAACGTGGTCACGTCGAGCTGGTGCTGGCCCATCCGAGTGGCGTCACCGAGATCGAGGTCGGCAGCTACACGGTCAGTGGTGACGTCATCGAAATCGAGATGGTCACCTCCGATGTCGGTCTGACGCCAACGGCCAAAGAGGTTTCGGCGCTTGGACGTTCCCTGCGGATTGGCGGCGATGAATTGTCCTATTCGTTGCGGATGGGCGCGGTCGGCCAACCCGTGCAGCATCACCTGTCCGCCGTGCTGCACCGCAGGTCCTGA
- a CDS encoding PhzF family phenazine biosynthesis protein, with amino-acid sequence MTVDVTVLRVFTAADGRFGNPLGVVDANLIDATERQHVASELGYSETVFVDLPAAGATSARATIYTPQIELPFAGHPTLGAAWWLRQRGLPINTLHVPAGLVQVSYEHDLTAIEAPADWAPDFAIHDLDSPEAVASADPADYSDDVAHYLWAWADRPAGMVRARMFAANLGVAEDEATGSAAMRLTDYLSRDLVITQGNGSVIETGWSPRSWVRVGGRVVEDTVREIH; translated from the coding sequence ATGACCGTCGACGTGACCGTGCTGCGGGTCTTCACCGCTGCCGACGGCAGATTCGGCAACCCGCTGGGGGTGGTTGACGCAAACCTGATCGACGCCACCGAACGGCAACACGTGGCAAGCGAATTGGGTTACAGCGAAACAGTTTTCGTTGATCTGCCCGCCGCCGGAGCAACCTCGGCGCGGGCCACCATTTACACTCCGCAGATCGAACTGCCGTTCGCCGGACACCCGACACTCGGTGCAGCGTGGTGGTTGCGCCAGCGAGGGTTGCCGATCAACACTCTGCACGTGCCGGCCGGTCTGGTGCAAGTGAGCTACGAACACGATCTCACTGCGATCGAGGCACCCGCGGACTGGGCGCCCGATTTCGCCATCCACGATCTGGACTCACCGGAAGCGGTCGCGTCCGCAGATCCCGCGGACTATTCCGACGACGTCGCGCACTACCTGTGGGCCTGGGCCGACCGGCCCGCCGGAATGGTCCGGGCACGGATGTTCGCCGCCAATCTTGGTGTCGCCGAGGACGAAGCGACCGGCTCGGCGGCCATGCGGCTGACCGACTACCTGAGCCGGGATCTGGTGATCACACAGGGAAACGGGTCAGTTATCGAAACCGGCTGGAGTCCGCGAAGCTGGGTCCGGGTTGGCGGCCGGGTCGTCGAAGACACCGTGCGTGAGATTCATTGA